The Callospermophilus lateralis isolate mCalLat2 chromosome 3, mCalLat2.hap1, whole genome shotgun sequence genome has a segment encoding these proteins:
- the Ndn gene encoding necdin: protein MSEQSKDLSDPNFAAEAPNSEMHSSPGVPVGVPPPASPPATLAGPPSPPVGPTASPQAALPPQALSEEEDPKILQQAAEEGRVYHPPEPAQPLPPPPAPAQLVQKAHELMWYVLVKDQKKMIIWFPDMVKDVIGSYKKWCRSILRRTSLILARVFGLHLRLTSLHTMEFALVKALNPEELDRVALNNRMPMTGLLLMILSLIYVKGRGARESAVWNVLRILGLRPWKKHSTFGDVRKLITEEFVQQNYLKYQRVPFVEPPEYEFFWGSRASREITKMQIMEFLARVFKKDPQAWPSRYREALEEARALREANPSAHCPRNSVSED from the coding sequence ATGTCCGAACAAAGTAAGGACCTGAGCGACCCCAACTTTGCAGCGGAGGCCCCCAACTCTGAGATGCACAGCAGCCCTGGGGTTCCGGTTGGGGTCCCTCCTCCCGCCTCTCCCCCCGCGACCCTCGCAGGGCCACCAAGCCCTCCTGTAGGCCCGACGGCCTCTCCTCAGGCCGCGCTGCCGCCCCAGGCCCTGAGCGAAGAGGAGGACCCGAAGATCCTGCAACAGGCCGCAGAGGAGGGTCGCGTCTACCACCCCCCTGAACCTGCCCAGCCGCTCCCACCGCCGCCAGCCCCTGCTCAGCTAGTGCAGAAGGCTCACGAGCTCATGTGGTATGTGCTGGTCAAGGACCAGAAGAAAATGATCATCTGGTTTCCAGACATGGTGAAGGATGTCATCGGCAGCTACAAGAAATGGTGCAGAAGCATCCTCAGGCGCACCAGCCTCATCCTTGCCAGAGTTTTCGGGCTGCACCTGAGGCTGACCAGTCTCCACACGATGGAGTTTGCGCTGGTCAAAGCACTCAACCCCGAGGAGCTGGACAGGGTGGCGCTGAACAACCGCATGCCCATGACAGGCCTCCTGCTCATGATCCTGAGCCTCATCTATGTGAAAGGTCGTGGTGCCAGAGAGAGTGCCGTCTGGAACGTGCTGCGCATCCTGGGGCTGAGGCCCTGGAAGAAGCACTCCACCTTCGGGGATGTGAGAAAGCTTATCACTGAGGAGTTCGTCCAGCAGAATTACCTGAAGTACCAGCGCGTTCCCTTCGTTGAGCCTCCTGAGTACGAGTTCTTCTGGGGCTCCCGAGCCAGCCGCGAAATCACCAAGATGCAAATCATGGAGTTCCTGGCCAGGGTCTTTAAGAAAGACCCCCAGGCCTGGCCTTCCAGATACAGAGAGGCTCTGGAGGAGGCCAGAGCTCTGCGGGAGGCTAATCCCAGTGCCCACTGCCCCCGCAACAGTGTCTCTGAGGACTAG